In Oleiharenicola lentus, the following are encoded in one genomic region:
- a CDS encoding polysaccharide pyruvyl transferase family protein: MPEHSCFSTPAPLNIRTFIMRVLFLGIAVSSSNRGVLALGSSLIGLTRQSVPTAEIGLLIGHNRTEVVPFRVGETQLLVPVIPCRLSPRSSPKDHLLWIMLVALAYRLTPSAALRRRLAGLAPWVEAISRADMVGDIRGGDSFSDIYGLSRFLHGFFLQAVVLLVRGDIAQMPQTYGPYKSGLARALARFLLLRSGTIIARDLASRQVAQTLVGTRKKILLSPDVAFSLQPIPPQAIHLDPPQAEGGAGKIIGINVNGLMFNGGYNRKNMFGLKLDYQALLPELIRTLLDRHPGEIWLIPHTFALPGSPESDPEASRLVRESLPPEAQARVRIVTGDYDQHEIKAVIGKCSFLIGSRMHACIAALSQGIPCVGVAYSMKFRGVFESVGMQDWIVDGRDHTHGDAINRILALHQQCDVVREDLNRRANETRIELRRVFDELLKSGNPS, encoded by the coding sequence ATGCCTGAGCACTCTTGTTTTTCAACGCCTGCTCCTCTTAACATCCGCACATTCATCATGCGTGTCCTCTTCCTCGGTATTGCCGTCAGTTCGTCCAACCGGGGGGTGCTGGCCCTCGGCTCATCTCTCATCGGCCTGACACGCCAATCGGTCCCGACGGCGGAAATCGGCCTTTTGATCGGCCACAACCGGACCGAGGTTGTTCCGTTCCGCGTGGGTGAAACGCAGCTCCTGGTTCCGGTCATACCCTGCCGGCTTTCACCCCGCTCCTCGCCCAAGGATCACCTGCTGTGGATCATGCTGGTGGCCCTAGCCTACAGATTGACCCCCTCGGCCGCTCTGCGGCGGCGGCTGGCCGGGCTGGCCCCCTGGGTCGAGGCCATCAGCCGGGCGGATATGGTCGGGGACATCCGCGGCGGCGACAGTTTCAGCGACATTTACGGCCTCAGCCGTTTCCTGCACGGCTTTTTCTTGCAGGCCGTGGTGCTTCTGGTTCGCGGCGACATCGCGCAGATGCCCCAGACCTACGGCCCTTACAAGAGCGGCCTCGCCCGCGCGCTCGCCCGTTTTCTCCTGCTCAGGTCCGGCACAATCATTGCGCGTGATCTCGCCAGCCGGCAAGTGGCCCAGACATTGGTCGGTACCCGGAAAAAAATCCTGCTCAGCCCGGATGTGGCTTTCTCCCTGCAACCGATCCCTCCGCAGGCCATCCACCTTGATCCTCCGCAAGCGGAAGGCGGTGCGGGCAAAATCATCGGCATCAATGTCAACGGCCTGATGTTCAATGGCGGTTACAACCGCAAAAACATGTTCGGCCTGAAACTCGACTACCAGGCCCTCCTTCCGGAACTCATTCGGACCCTGCTTGACCGGCACCCCGGGGAAATCTGGCTTATCCCCCACACCTTCGCCCTCCCGGGCAGCCCCGAGAGCGATCCGGAAGCCTCCCGTCTGGTGCGCGAGTCCCTCCCCCCCGAGGCGCAGGCCCGGGTCAGAATCGTGACCGGCGACTACGACCAACACGAGATCAAGGCCGTCATCGGAAAATGCTCCTTCCTCATCGGTTCGCGCATGCACGCCTGCATCGCAGCCCTCTCTCAAGGAATTCCCTGCGTGGGGGTGGCTTACAGCATGAAATTCCGGGGAGTGTTTGAATCGGTCGGCATGCAGGACTGGATTGTGGATGGCCGTGACCATACCCACGGTGACGCGATCAACCGAATTTTGGCTCTCCACCAGCAATGCGACGTGGTGCGCGAGGATCTGAACCGCCGCGCGAACGAAACCAGGATAGAATTACGCCGAGTATTCGATGAACTCCTGAAATCAGGAAATCCGTCTTAG